The proteins below come from a single Armatimonadota bacterium genomic window:
- a CDS encoding AAA family ATPase: MPASAASSTPFCQRCGTANPPEARFCMACGAPLQTPCPACGAGNPPGARFCRRCGTALAEISLTERRVVTTLFADLARSTTLIRRMDPEAARGLLGRFFAAMREEIERCGGTVEKFIGDAVMAVFGLPAAHEDDPERAVRAAVGMQARMEALRADLGVDLRLRCGIATGEVVADARAAAEGQFMVTGDVVTFAARLQAAAPPGGILIDDRTREALRGRVICEALPQGPAEFGDHRAWRVTGLSDRPPARRLQAAMVGRREELDVLRALFRRVRDGSHGHLVTIVGPAGIGKTRLVEEFLLDARSLPHPPHILRGRCPAYGEGLTYRPLAEMLRDHFDAHASGAEAGRRLAEAIAQACAPAAGPDEARAVGEALAALVGPERPAAGRPGSLHPPAPAVDTRTADRRARAAGAAAEGPGVEAVVHAFRTLATSLARTAPVVLVVEDIQWAERSLLEFLERMAAHSADVALMVICLARPELRDRYPTWGLGVRDHTTVSLSPLTADEAARLIEAALGQPALPPEVQQAVLARAEGNPFFLGEILLMLVDEGRLVEDGSRWRWASSSPDIRIPDTVHGLVLSRLDLLAPLDKRVLQDASVVGRVFWPGAIAAVDDVGEDEVAATLQRLVERELVEERPGSALVGERGFAFTHALIREVAYGTIPKATRSERHRRLASWLQPRTPTPGDADLEDLAHHREQAWRYAADAGAPSEDLARDAVDALRRAARRAITLGALPEAREGYERALDILRASGLDADPALYAEVLTDYSDAIRWMSLPDRVLETTSRVLDLAGPLARPDLMARAWLHRAFAEYDRASLTAAEDALARARDAFRRLGDRQGEAEAYELLGIITHSLRGRLGTARVAYRTALEMFRALGDARGEARATAFLGRATLDAGEIAAARPILHEALAVARAHRERTSEARSLVGLGIVEHLAGESASCVRYFQEAVATWHKMGNRDAEAYTRRHLAMHLLRQGRVDEAGREVEAARTLLREHRSQVVERRGDAALGPPTPRAEGQADPPSLLRTLAELHLARGDLAGASEYGERSVEGLDPEDEVPHATHRATLGRIRAAQGRAQEALALFAQALEVLDRPDQEYRFDLALTLLKYGEALRVLGRRAEAAAVTGRARDLFGGMGASNFVRAAEAMMKGWGKEAVGR; this comes from the coding sequence ATGCCCGCCTCCGCCGCCTCCTCCACCCCTTTCTGCCAGCGCTGCGGCACCGCCAACCCGCCGGAAGCCCGCTTCTGCATGGCCTGCGGTGCGCCGCTGCAGACCCCCTGCCCCGCGTGCGGGGCGGGCAACCCGCCGGGGGCGCGCTTCTGCCGGCGGTGCGGGACGGCCCTGGCGGAGATCTCGCTGACAGAGCGCCGGGTGGTCACCACCCTGTTCGCCGACCTGGCCCGCTCCACGACCCTGATCCGGCGGATGGACCCGGAGGCGGCGCGCGGCCTGCTGGGCCGGTTCTTCGCGGCGATGCGGGAAGAGATCGAGCGCTGCGGAGGCACCGTGGAGAAGTTCATCGGCGACGCCGTGATGGCGGTCTTCGGCCTGCCCGCGGCCCACGAGGACGATCCGGAGAGGGCGGTGCGGGCGGCGGTGGGGATGCAGGCGCGGATGGAGGCCCTGCGGGCGGACCTGGGCGTCGACCTGCGGCTGCGGTGCGGCATCGCCACCGGGGAGGTGGTCGCGGATGCCCGCGCGGCGGCGGAGGGCCAGTTCATGGTGACCGGAGATGTGGTGACCTTCGCCGCGCGCCTGCAGGCCGCCGCCCCTCCGGGAGGGATCCTCATCGACGACCGCACCCGGGAGGCGCTGCGCGGCCGGGTGATCTGCGAGGCCCTGCCCCAGGGCCCGGCGGAGTTCGGCGACCACCGGGCGTGGCGGGTCACGGGCCTGTCGGATCGGCCACCGGCCCGGAGGCTGCAGGCGGCCATGGTGGGCCGCCGGGAGGAGCTGGACGTGCTGCGGGCGCTGTTCCGCCGCGTCCGCGACGGCTCCCACGGCCACCTGGTGACCATCGTGGGGCCCGCCGGCATCGGGAAGACCCGTCTAGTGGAAGAGTTCCTGCTGGATGCCCGATCGCTGCCTCACCCGCCCCACATCCTCCGCGGCCGCTGTCCCGCCTACGGGGAGGGGCTGACCTATCGCCCGCTGGCGGAAATGCTCCGGGACCACTTCGATGCCCACGCCAGCGGCGCGGAGGCGGGCCGCAGGCTGGCGGAAGCCATCGCGCAGGCGTGTGCGCCAGCCGCGGGTCCCGACGAGGCCCGGGCGGTGGGGGAGGCGCTGGCGGCCCTGGTCGGTCCGGAGCGGCCCGCCGCCGGGAGGCCGGGAAGCCTGCACCCGCCGGCTCCCGCCGTCGATACCCGCACCGCCGACAGGCGCGCCCGGGCCGCCGGCGCCGCGGCGGAGGGCCCCGGGGTGGAGGCCGTCGTGCACGCTTTCCGGACGCTGGCCACATCCCTGGCCCGCACGGCGCCTGTGGTTCTGGTGGTGGAAGACATCCAGTGGGCAGAACGCAGCCTGCTGGAGTTCCTCGAGCGCATGGCGGCCCACAGCGCGGACGTCGCCCTGATGGTCATCTGCCTGGCCCGGCCGGAGCTGCGGGACCGCTATCCCACCTGGGGCCTGGGTGTGCGGGACCACACCACCGTCTCCCTGTCCCCGCTGACGGCGGACGAGGCGGCCCGGCTGATCGAGGCGGCGCTGGGGCAGCCGGCCCTGCCCCCGGAGGTGCAACAGGCGGTCCTGGCACGGGCCGAAGGCAATCCGTTCTTTCTGGGAGAGATCCTCCTGATGCTGGTGGACGAAGGCCGGCTGGTCGAAGACGGATCCCGGTGGCGGTGGGCGTCGTCCTCTCCAGACATCCGCATCCCCGACACCGTGCACGGCCTGGTCCTGTCTCGGCTCGACCTGCTGGCGCCCCTGGACAAGCGCGTGCTCCAGGATGCGTCGGTGGTGGGCCGGGTCTTCTGGCCGGGGGCGATCGCCGCGGTCGATGACGTGGGGGAGGACGAGGTGGCCGCGACGCTGCAGCGGCTGGTGGAGCGGGAACTGGTGGAGGAGCGTCCGGGCTCCGCCCTGGTGGGCGAGCGTGGATTTGCCTTCACCCACGCCCTCATCCGGGAGGTGGCCTACGGGACCATCCCCAAGGCCACCCGCAGCGAGCGCCACCGCCGCCTGGCCTCGTGGCTGCAGCCGAGGACGCCCACCCCTGGTGACGCCGACCTGGAGGACCTGGCGCACCACCGGGAGCAGGCGTGGAGGTATGCGGCGGACGCGGGGGCGCCGTCCGAGGATCTCGCCCGCGACGCAGTGGACGCCCTCCGCCGTGCGGCACGGCGGGCGATCACCCTGGGGGCCCTGCCCGAGGCTCGCGAGGGGTACGAGCGCGCTCTGGACATCCTGCGGGCATCGGGGCTGGATGCCGACCCCGCGCTGTACGCGGAGGTGCTCACCGACTACTCGGACGCCATCCGCTGGATGTCCCTTCCGGACCGCGTGCTGGAGACGACGTCGCGGGTGCTGGACCTGGCCGGTCCACTGGCGCGGCCGGACCTGATGGCGCGGGCCTGGCTCCACCGCGCCTTCGCCGAGTATGACCGGGCCAGCCTGACGGCGGCTGAGGACGCCCTGGCGCGGGCCCGGGACGCCTTCCGCCGCCTGGGAGACCGGCAGGGAGAGGCGGAGGCGTACGAACTGCTGGGCATCATCACCCACTCCCTGCGGGGCCGCCTGGGCACCGCTCGGGTCGCCTATCGCACGGCCCTGGAGATGTTCCGGGCCCTGGGCGACGCCCGGGGTGAGGCGCGGGCCACCGCGTTTCTGGGGAGGGCCACCCTGGACGCAGGGGAGATCGCCGCCGCCCGGCCGATCCTGCACGAGGCGCTGGCTGTGGCGCGGGCGCACCGGGAGCGGACCAGCGAGGCCCGCAGCCTGGTGGGGCTGGGGATCGTCGAGCACCTGGCCGGAGAGTCGGCTTCCTGCGTCCGCTACTTCCAGGAAGCGGTGGCCACCTGGCACAAGATGGGGAACCGGGACGCCGAGGCCTACACCCGCCGCCACCTGGCCATGCACCTGCTGCGCCAGGGGCGGGTGGACGAGGCCGGCCGGGAGGTGGAAGCCGCGCGGACCCTCTTGCGCGAGCACCGCAGCCAGGTCGTCGAGCGCCGGGGAGACGCGGCGCTGGGGCCGCCGACGCCGCGGGCCGAGGGCCAGGCCGACCCGCCGTCCCTGCTGCGGACCCTGGCGGAACTGCACCTGGCCCGGGGAGACCTGGCGGGGGCATCCGAGTACGGCGAGCGGTCAGTGGAGGGCCTGGACCCCGAAGACGAGGTCCCCCACGCCACCCACCGGGCCACCCTGGGGCGGATCCGGGCCGCCCAAGGAAGGGCACAGGAGGCGCTGGCGCTGTTCGCGCAGGCGCTGGAGGTGCTGGACCGGCCCGACCAGGAGTACCGGTTCGACCTGGCCCTCACCCTGCTCAAGTACGGGGAGGCCCTGCGCGTTCTCGGCCGCCGGGCCGAGGCTGCCGCAGTCACCGGGCGGGCGCGGGACCTCTTCGGCGGGATGGGCGCCTCCAACTTCGTCCGCGCCGCCGAGGCGATGATGAAGGGGTGGGGCAAGGAAGCAGTAGGGCGTTGA
- the sixA gene encoding phosphohistidine phosphatase SixA, which produces MKLYLVHHAEAVPEERDPARPLTERGWAQARSVARQAVTRAGARPLRIVHSEKLRAAQTAQAWREVLPEVEVTADARLNPSADPGSLVPALAEEGRDLALVGHQPFLNRLAALLLCGDAGRPVLALPAAGVACLERGPHGEWTLRWAIGPDLSGS; this is translated from the coding sequence ATGAAGCTCTACCTCGTCCATCACGCGGAGGCGGTCCCTGAAGAGCGGGATCCGGCGCGTCCGCTGACCGAGCGGGGGTGGGCGCAGGCCCGGTCCGTGGCGCGCCAGGCGGTCACCCGGGCCGGAGCGCGCCCCCTGCGCATCGTCCACAGCGAAAAACTCCGGGCGGCGCAGACGGCGCAGGCGTGGCGGGAAGTCCTCCCCGAGGTGGAGGTGACCGCCGACGCCCGCCTGAACCCGTCGGCGGATCCCGGGTCCCTGGTGCCCGCCCTGGCGGAGGAGGGCCGCGACCTGGCGCTGGTGGGCCACCAGCCGTTTCTCAACCGCCTGGCGGCTCTGCTCCTGTGCGGGGATGCCGGCAGGCCGGTGCTGGCGCTGCCCGCCGCCGGGGTGGCCTGCCTGGAGCGCGGCCCGCACGGGGAGTGGACCCTGCGCTGGGCCATCGGGCCGGATCTGTCCGGCTCTTAG
- a CDS encoding NAD(P)/FAD-dependent oxidoreductase, producing the protein MGVAGTRYDVIVVGAGHNGLVAAAYLARAGLRVLVLEKRPRVGGACVTEEVWPGYRVNTAAYLCGLLQPRIVSDLDLPRYGYEILPKDPAFFSPFPDGSHLYVWRDERRTVEEVARFSTRDARAYPEYEAFLARVADRMERWLLSTPPDIVRRRWRDFVGLGRLAADVLRLPPADLARAVQMLTQSARDFLDGWFESPHLKASLATDGVIGARGGPSTPGTAYVLFHHCMGRAAGKRGLWGFVRGGMGRISEALAACCLRHGVEIRTGCEVAQVLVDGGRAAGVVLADGTELRSRAVASNADPKRTFLRLVPAQALDPEFRRDVERIRTEGVAMKINLATDGLPVFPAVGGARTGPGPEHRATIHIGPTMEYIDRAWEDARQGRPSQEPFAEITIPTVYDPTLAPPGRHVVSIFVQYAPYRLAEGSWDDLKERYADRVLEVISRYAPDIRNIVIHRQVLSPVDLEREFGLTGGDIFHGEMTPDRLFFFRPVVGWAQYRTPVRGLYLCGSGAHPGGGVMGAPGYNAAREILRDWRGYR; encoded by the coding sequence ATGGGCGTCGCGGGCACGCGCTACGACGTCATCGTGGTGGGGGCCGGCCACAACGGTCTGGTGGCGGCGGCCTATCTGGCCCGGGCCGGCCTGCGGGTGCTGGTTCTGGAGAAGCGTCCGCGGGTGGGCGGGGCGTGCGTCACCGAGGAGGTGTGGCCGGGCTACCGGGTCAATACGGCGGCCTACCTGTGCGGCCTCCTGCAGCCGCGGATCGTCTCCGACCTGGACCTGCCCCGCTACGGGTACGAGATCCTGCCCAAGGATCCGGCGTTCTTCAGCCCCTTCCCCGACGGCAGCCACCTCTATGTGTGGCGCGACGAGCGCCGCACGGTCGAGGAGGTAGCGCGCTTTTCAACCCGCGACGCCCGGGCGTACCCCGAGTACGAAGCATTCCTGGCGCGTGTGGCGGACCGCATGGAGCGCTGGCTGCTGAGCACCCCGCCCGACATCGTGCGCCGCCGCTGGCGGGACTTCGTGGGGCTGGGCCGGCTGGCCGCGGATGTCCTGCGGTTGCCCCCCGCCGACCTGGCCCGGGCCGTGCAGATGCTGACCCAGAGCGCCCGGGACTTCCTGGACGGGTGGTTTGAGTCCCCCCACCTGAAGGCGTCCCTGGCCACCGACGGGGTGATCGGGGCCCGGGGCGGCCCGTCCACGCCGGGGACGGCCTACGTGCTGTTCCACCACTGCATGGGACGCGCCGCCGGCAAGCGCGGCCTGTGGGGGTTCGTCCGGGGCGGGATGGGGCGGATCAGCGAGGCGCTGGCGGCCTGCTGCCTCCGCCACGGCGTGGAGATCCGCACCGGATGCGAGGTGGCGCAGGTCCTGGTGGACGGCGGCCGGGCGGCGGGCGTGGTCCTGGCCGACGGGACCGAACTGCGCTCCCGGGCGGTGGCCAGCAACGCCGATCCCAAGCGGACCTTCCTGCGCCTGGTGCCCGCGCAGGCGCTGGATCCGGAGTTCCGCCGGGATGTGGAGAGAATCCGCACCGAGGGCGTGGCCATGAAGATCAACCTGGCCACCGACGGGCTGCCCGTCTTCCCGGCTGTGGGCGGCGCGCGGACCGGGCCGGGCCCGGAGCACCGGGCCACCATCCACATCGGTCCCACCATGGAGTACATCGACCGGGCGTGGGAGGACGCCCGGCAGGGCCGCCCCTCCCAGGAGCCCTTCGCGGAGATCACCATCCCGACGGTCTACGATCCGACGCTGGCGCCGCCGGGCCGCCACGTGGTGTCCATCTTCGTGCAGTATGCTCCCTACCGGCTGGCCGAGGGGTCCTGGGACGACCTGAAGGAGCGCTACGCCGACCGGGTGCTGGAGGTCATCTCCCGCTACGCCCCCGACATCAGGAACATCGTGATCCACCGGCAGGTCCTGAGCCCGGTGGACTTGGAGAGGGAGTTCGGGCTCACCGGTGGGGACATCTTCCATGGCGAGATGACCCCCGACCGGCTGTTCTTCTTCCGGCCCGTCGTGGGGTGGGCCCAGTACCGGACGCCGGTGCGGGGGCTGTACCTGTGCGGGTCGGGCGCGCACCCCGGCGGCGGGGTGATGGGGGCGCCGGGCTACAACGCGGCCCGGGAGATCCTGCGGGACTGGAGGGGCTATCGGTGA
- a CDS encoding aminotransferase class I/II-fold pyridoxal phosphate-dependent enzyme — protein sequence MAQPPEANPITRRVREFAGRVRRVQERDLYLYLQPVEALGGAYVTIGGRQVLLGSSYSYLGLLGHPAIEAAVREAARRYGSGTHGVRLLAGNTDLHDRLERRLAACVGAEAAVAYSSGYVANVACISTLVGRGDLVVADKLDHASIIDGCLLSGARLVRVPHNNIAAVDRALQEAPPGAGTLVVVDAVFSMDGDVIDLPALVEVCRRRGAWLMVDESHSLGVLGPDGRGIQSHFGLPGAVDIVMSSLSKSIPSVGGFIAGGSDLVDLLKHASRAFVFSAALPPPSAAASLAALDIMEAEPQRVARLHANLRRLRAGLRAGGLDVRDDPTPIVPVITGSDDAALRMARRLFDRGVFVPPIVTPAVPPRTSRLRVTVTAAHTEADVDRVVEAVVATWREVMVADVPRSGVGDPGSGR from the coding sequence ATGGCGCAGCCCCCCGAAGCCAACCCCATTACCCGCCGCGTCCGGGAATTCGCCGGGCGGGTGCGGCGCGTGCAGGAACGCGACCTCTACCTGTACCTGCAGCCGGTGGAGGCCCTGGGCGGGGCCTACGTGACCATCGGCGGGCGGCAGGTGCTGCTGGGGTCGTCGTACTCCTACCTGGGACTGCTGGGCCACCCGGCCATCGAGGCGGCCGTCCGGGAGGCGGCGCGGCGCTACGGCTCCGGCACCCACGGCGTGCGGCTGCTGGCGGGCAACACCGACCTGCACGACCGCCTGGAGAGGCGCCTCGCGGCCTGTGTGGGCGCCGAGGCCGCGGTGGCCTACAGCAGCGGGTACGTGGCCAACGTGGCCTGCATCTCCACCCTGGTGGGCCGGGGCGATCTGGTCGTCGCCGACAAACTGGACCACGCCAGCATCATCGACGGCTGCCTGCTGTCGGGCGCGCGCCTGGTGCGGGTCCCCCACAACAACATCGCCGCCGTGGACCGGGCGCTTCAGGAGGCGCCGCCGGGAGCGGGGACGCTGGTAGTGGTGGACGCGGTGTTCAGCATGGACGGCGACGTCATCGATCTGCCGGCCCTGGTGGAGGTGTGCCGGCGGCGGGGGGCGTGGCTGATGGTGGACGAGTCCCACTCGCTGGGGGTGCTGGGACCGGACGGCCGGGGCATCCAGAGCCACTTCGGGCTGCCCGGCGCCGTGGACATCGTCATGAGCTCGCTGTCCAAGAGCATCCCGTCCGTGGGCGGGTTCATCGCGGGGGGATCCGACCTGGTAGACCTGCTCAAGCACGCCTCCCGGGCGTTCGTCTTCTCGGCGGCGCTGCCCCCGCCCAGCGCGGCGGCGTCCCTGGCGGCTCTGGACATCATGGAGGCGGAGCCCCAGCGGGTGGCCCGTCTGCACGCCAACCTCCGCCGCCTGCGGGCGGGCCTGCGCGCGGGAGGCCTGGACGTCCGCGATGATCCCACCCCCATCGTGCCGGTCATCACCGGCTCCGACGACGCTGCGCTGCGGATGGCCCGCCGGCTGTTCGACCGGGGTGTCTTCGTCCCGCCCATCGTGACCCCGGCCGTCCCGCCCCGCACCAGCCGCCTGCGGGTCACCGTCACCGCGGCCCACACCGAGGCGGATGTGGACCGGGTGGTGGAGGCGGTGGTGGCCACGTGGCGGGAGGTCATGGTGGCCGACGTCCCGAGGTCCGGAGTCGGGGATCCGGGGTCCGGCCGTTAA
- a CDS encoding SDR family NAD(P)-dependent oxidoreductase, which translates to MSGRVVLVTGASSGIGAATARAFGARGDRVVLVARREDRLREVAAALPDALVVPADLTDPEVPARVVEASASRYGRLDVLVNNAGIGRYNWVDELDPRDVGDEVATNLVAPILMIRAAVPVMRRTGGVVINVSSVAGLLAVPTTSVYNATKFGLRGLTEALRRELGPQGIAVCGIYPSTVEGTEFRRGRRPRTGYLMPRRLRLSTEQVAAQIVALADRPRRMVVMPRIFWVAVVLNALAPGLLDRLASRAVRRLRPDVCARGTLKR; encoded by the coding sequence GTGAGCGGCCGGGTCGTCCTCGTCACCGGGGCGAGTTCCGGGATCGGCGCCGCCACCGCCCGGGCCTTCGGCGCCCGCGGGGACCGGGTGGTGCTGGTGGCGCGGCGGGAGGACCGCCTCCGGGAGGTGGCGGCCGCGCTGCCGGACGCCCTGGTGGTGCCGGCAGACCTGACCGACCCCGAGGTTCCCGCCCGGGTGGTGGAGGCGTCCGCCTCCCGCTACGGCCGCCTCGACGTCCTGGTCAACAACGCCGGCATCGGCCGGTACAACTGGGTGGACGAGCTGGACCCCCGGGACGTGGGGGACGAGGTGGCCACCAACCTGGTCGCGCCGATCCTGATGATCCGCGCCGCCGTCCCGGTGATGCGGCGCACCGGCGGCGTGGTGATCAACGTCTCCTCGGTGGCCGGGCTGCTGGCCGTGCCGACCACGTCGGTGTACAACGCCACCAAGTTCGGCCTGCGGGGCCTCACCGAGGCGCTGCGCCGGGAGCTCGGGCCCCAGGGGATCGCCGTCTGCGGGATCTACCCGAGCACGGTGGAGGGGACCGAATTTCGCCGCGGACGCCGGCCCCGCACCGGCTACTTGATGCCGCGCCGGCTGCGCCTGTCCACCGAGCAGGTGGCGGCGCAGATCGTGGCGCTGGCCGACCGGCCGCGGCGGATGGTGGTGATGCCGCGGATCTTCTGGGTGGCGGTCGTCCTCAACGCCCTGGCGCCCGGTCTGCTGGACCGGCTGGCCTCCCGGGCGGTCCGCCGGCTGCGGCCCGACGTGTGCGCGCGGGGAACGTTGAAACGTTGA
- a CDS encoding aspartate aminotransferase family protein, giving the protein MDVRTLVSTDHQVLIHPLHHPADHEAPILFVEGRGAVLRDAEGREYLDGLSCLWNVTLGHGRTELADAAAAQMRRLAYASAYAGFTNEPAVELARRLLARAYPNLSGVYFTTGGAESNETAFKIARYYWRRQGRPAKTTIISRVHAYHGVTLAAMSATGIPSFHTMFQPLVPGFVHVLPSYPYRYPGSGAQEVEDAIRRLGPESVAAVIAEPVIGAGGVIPPTPDYFPALREICDRYDVLLIADEIITGFGRTGRWFALEHWGVRPDLVTFAKGVTSAYLPLGGVMVSRRIHEAILSAPPPERFMHAATYSAHPTCCAVGVATMDIYERENLVERAATLGARLLERLQALRDLPLVGDVRGLGLMAGVELVADKAARTPAVGVGGRVVAEARRRGLITRIRVGQTAPHPIGDTVLLAPPYVITEAQLERMVEILRESVLAAASA; this is encoded by the coding sequence ATGGATGTCCGCACGCTGGTCAGCACCGACCACCAGGTCCTGATCCACCCGCTGCACCACCCCGCCGACCACGAGGCCCCGATCCTGTTCGTGGAAGGACGGGGCGCGGTGTTGCGCGACGCCGAAGGCCGGGAGTACCTGGACGGCCTGTCCTGCCTGTGGAACGTGACCCTGGGCCACGGGCGGACCGAGCTGGCCGATGCCGCGGCGGCCCAGATGCGGCGGCTGGCCTACGCCTCCGCCTACGCCGGCTTCACCAACGAGCCGGCGGTGGAGCTGGCCCGGCGCCTGCTGGCCCGGGCCTACCCGAACCTGTCGGGCGTGTACTTCACCACCGGCGGCGCCGAGTCCAACGAGACGGCGTTCAAGATCGCCCGGTACTACTGGCGGCGTCAGGGCCGGCCCGCCAAGACCACCATCATCTCCCGGGTCCACGCCTACCACGGGGTGACCCTGGCGGCCATGAGCGCCACCGGCATTCCCTCGTTCCACACCATGTTCCAGCCCCTGGTGCCCGGGTTCGTGCACGTGCTGCCGTCGTATCCGTACCGCTACCCGGGGTCAGGCGCTCAGGAGGTGGAAGACGCCATCCGCCGGCTGGGTCCCGAGTCGGTGGCGGCGGTCATCGCCGAACCGGTCATCGGTGCCGGCGGGGTCATCCCGCCCACCCCGGACTACTTCCCGGCGCTGCGGGAGATCTGCGACCGTTACGACGTGCTGCTGATTGCCGATGAGATCATCACCGGGTTCGGACGGACCGGCCGGTGGTTCGCCCTGGAGCACTGGGGCGTCCGGCCGGACCTGGTGACCTTTGCCAAGGGGGTGACCAGCGCCTACCTGCCCCTGGGGGGCGTGATGGTGTCCCGGCGGATCCACGAGGCCATCCTCTCGGCGCCGCCCCCGGAGCGGTTCATGCACGCCGCCACCTATTCGGCCCACCCCACCTGCTGCGCCGTGGGGGTGGCGACCATGGACATCTACGAGCGGGAGAACCTCGTGGAGCGCGCGGCCACCCTGGGGGCGCGGCTGCTGGAGCGGTTGCAGGCGCTGCGCGATCTGCCCCTGGTGGGCGACGTGCGGGGGCTGGGGCTGATGGCCGGGGTGGAGCTGGTCGCCGACAAGGCGGCCCGGACGCCGGCGGTGGGCGTGGGCGGCCGGGTGGTGGCCGAAGCGCGCCGGCGGGGGCTGATCACCCGCATCCGGGTCGGCCAGACGGCCCCCCATCCCATCGGAGACACCGTCCTGCTGGCGCCGCCGTACGTCATCACCGAGGCCCAGCTGGAGCGGATGGTGGAAATCCTGCGGGAGTCCGTCCTGGCCGCAGCGTCGGCGTGA
- a CDS encoding ABC transporter permease, translated as MPPSPWSRVARNRAALFGIAVIAVVTALAVLAPWVAPHDPAEQFTEGLSPEGRPLPPGGRFWLGTDLLGRDLLSRLIYGARVTLLIGVAANGAALAIGTVLGTVAGYFRGWVGTAFMRLTDMMMAFPALILAIALAAILRPSLWIVALVIAMVNWVWIARVIYSQVLSIAQREFIEAARALGVPTGRIFARHLFPHLLPTLLVWGTLGISTTVMFEAALSFLGVGVQPPTPSWGGTINESQSYFLEAPWLVGFPGAAILLTSLSFNLVGDALRDALDPQMRGR; from the coding sequence GTGCCGCCGTCGCCGTGGAGCCGGGTGGCGCGCAACCGGGCGGCGCTGTTCGGCATCGCGGTGATTGCGGTGGTGACCGCGCTGGCGGTGCTGGCGCCCTGGGTGGCCCCGCACGATCCCGCCGAGCAGTTCACCGAGGGCCTGTCCCCCGAGGGCCGCCCCCTGCCGCCGGGAGGCCGGTTCTGGCTGGGCACCGACCTTCTGGGACGCGACCTGCTGTCGCGGCTGATCTACGGCGCCCGGGTCACGCTGCTGATCGGGGTGGCCGCCAACGGCGCCGCGCTGGCCATCGGGACGGTGCTGGGCACAGTCGCCGGCTATTTCCGCGGGTGGGTGGGGACCGCGTTCATGCGCCTGACCGACATGATGATGGCCTTTCCGGCCCTGATCCTGGCCATCGCCCTGGCGGCCATCCTGCGCCCCAGCCTGTGGATCGTGGCCCTGGTGATCGCCATGGTCAACTGGGTGTGGATCGCCCGGGTGATCTACAGCCAGGTCCTGTCCATCGCCCAGCGGGAGTTCATCGAGGCGGCGCGGGCCCTGGGGGTACCCACCGGACGCATCTTCGCCCGCCACCTCTTCCCCCACCTGCTGCCGACGCTGCTGGTGTGGGGCACCCTGGGCATTTCCACCACCGTGATGTTCGAGGCGGCCCTGTCGTTCCTGGGTGTGGGTGTGCAACCGCCCACCCCCAGCTGGGGCGGCACCATCAACGAGAGCCAGTCCTACTTCCTGGAAGCCCCCTGGCTGGTCGGCTTCCCGGGCGCGGCCATCCTGCTCACGTCGCTGTCGTTCAACCTGGTGGGCGACGCCCTGCGGGACGCCCTGGACCCGCAGATGCGGGGGCGCTGA
- a CDS encoding ABC transporter permease, with amino-acid sequence MAAYLVRRMVQSVVILVGVTVITFALLYALPADPARMIAGRSATVETVQRIRAELGLDQPLPVQYARYVSRLVRGDLGRSYAQKIPVADLLWSRLPATALLMAGGIAFELLIGLPAGMLAALRRRSRLDQLVMVAAFVGVSAPQFVVGLFLLYWLAYRWGLFPLGGYGTPAHLILPAFALGVAGGGWYARVMRSSMLDVIHQDYVRTARAKGLSEPRVVVRHAVRNALLPVVSMVGLDIGTFMGGVVVVETVFSWPGIGQLAWQAIQIVDIPVIMGVVVVSALAITTGNLLADLVYPLLDPKIRYG; translated from the coding sequence ATGGCCGCCTACCTGGTGCGCCGCATGGTCCAGTCGGTGGTCATCCTCGTGGGGGTGACGGTGATCACCTTCGCGCTCCTGTACGCCCTCCCCGCCGATCCGGCCCGGATGATCGCCGGCCGCAGCGCCACCGTGGAGACGGTGCAGCGCATCCGCGCCGAGCTGGGCCTGGACCAGCCGCTGCCGGTGCAGTACGCCCGCTACGTCAGCCGGCTGGTGCGGGGAGATCTGGGCCGCTCCTACGCCCAGAAGATCCCGGTGGCCGACCTGCTGTGGTCGCGGCTCCCGGCCACCGCCCTGCTCATGGCGGGCGGCATCGCCTTTGAGCTGCTCATCGGGCTGCCGGCGGGGATGCTGGCGGCGCTGCGCCGGCGCTCCCGGCTGGACCAGCTGGTGATGGTCGCGGCCTTTGTGGGCGTGTCTGCGCCGCAGTTCGTGGTCGGGCTCTTCCTGCTGTACTGGCTGGCCTACCGCTGGGGGCTGTTCCCCCTGGGCGGCTACGGGACGCCGGCCCACCTGATCCTGCCGGCGTTCGCCCTGGGCGTCGCCGGGGGCGGATGGTACGCCCGGGTGATGCGCTCGTCCATGCTGGACGTCATCCACCAGGACTACGTGCGCACCGCCCGGGCCAAGGGCCTGTCGGAACCCCGGGTGGTGGTCCGGCATGCGGTGCGCAACGCTCTGCTGCCGGTGGTGTCCATGGTGGGGCTGGACATCGGCACCTTCATGGGCGGCGTGGTGGTGGTGGAGACGGTGTTCAGCTGGCCGGGCATCGGCCAGCTGGCCTGGCAGGCCATCCAGATCGTGGACATTCCCGTGATCATGGGCGTGGTGGTGGTCTCGGCCCTGGCCATCACCACAGGCAACCTGCTGGCAGACCTGGTGTACCCGCTGCTGGATCCCAAGATCCGGTACGGGTGA